Proteins encoded together in one Coffea arabica cultivar ET-39 chromosome 2c, Coffea Arabica ET-39 HiFi, whole genome shotgun sequence window:
- the LOC140035581 gene encoding uncharacterized protein produces the protein MLVLLKKIEDLIQRDFLGRFVRQDRPGHEPGRTYRGDRGEGQRRDCPERNTAQKNRRPPPEGDDSLKCLRVDEEITFGPRDAVPLTSGNHEAIVIDVVTNNYRVKKVYDDQGNAVDILFYRVFKELGLEDGQLIPVRTPLVGFTGPPINPEGMITLTVMVGQAPKCRTIPVNFVVVKQQSPYNIFLGRPGLNALRAIPSSLYLSVKFSTPGEIAEVHGDPKVARACYLAMLRGQEKVVAQTTSLEPYIPGEEARQLDTHEEFPLREDRPDRVLRIGVSVPSEEKEGLKALLREYFRVFAWTVENMPGISTDLAVHHLNVDPRFKSVKQKKRSFVPKRNGVIKKEVGQLLESKIILEVYYSTWLANPVLVKKEDKFWRMCVDFTDLNKSCPKNCFPLPRIDRLVDFVVGFDVLYFLDAFKRYHQIEMAEKDREKTLSSLRRGLTAIGQCRLG, from the exons ATGCTAGTCCTGCTGAAAAAGATCGAGGATCTGATCCAGCGCGACTTCTTGGGACGATTTGTGCGGCAAGACCGACCAGGCCACGAGCCAGGAAGGACCTACCGCGGAGATAGGGGCGAGGGCCAGCGTCGCGACTGTCCTGAGCG CAATACGGCTCAGAAGAACAGGCGACCTCCCCCCGAGGGGGATGATTCCTTGAAGTGCCTGCGCGTGGACGAAGAAATTACCTTCGGACCGAGGGATGCGGTTCCCCTGACATCAGGGAATCATGAGGCCATTGTGATAGACGTCGTAACCAATAACTATCGGGTGAAGAAAGTGTACGACGACCAAGGAAATGCAGTGGACATCCTGTTCTATCGGGTATTCAAGGAGCTTGGTTTGGAAGATGGACAGTTGATCCCGGTTCGGACACCTCTGGTGGGTTTCACCGGGCCACCTATCAACCCGGAGGGGATGATCACCCTGACGGTTATGGTAGGGCAGGCGCCCAAATGCCGGACCATCCCCGTCAACTTCGTGGTGGTCAAACAACAATCCCCGTACAATATATTCCTAGGTCGGCCCGGTTTGAACGCCCTCCGAGCTATTCCTTCTTCGCTCTACCTCAGCGTCAAATTCTCCACACCGGGAGAAATAGCTGAGGTACACGGAGATCCAAAAGTGGCCCGAGCTTGCTACTTGGCCATGCTCCGGGGGCAAGAGAAGGTGGTCGCTCAGACAACCAGCTTGGAGCCCTACATCCCGGGGGAGGAGGCCAGACAGTTGGACACCCACGAGGAGTTCCCCTTGAGAGAGGACAGGCCCGACCGGGTCCTCCGCATCGGTGTGTCGGTACCTTCCGAGGAGAAGGAGGGTTTGAAGGCCCTGCTAAGGGAGTATTTCCGGGTCTTTGCGTGGACGGTTGAGAACATGCCCGGAATTTCGACTGACCTGGCCGTTCACCACCTCAACGTAGATCCCCGTTTCAAGTCGGTGAAACAGAAGAAGAGGAGTTTCGTCCCAAAGAGGAATGGGGTGATCAAGAAGGAGGTCGGCCAGCTGCTGGAATCCAAGATCATCCTGGAGGTATATTACTCGACCTGGCTAGCCAACCCGGTCCTGGTGAAGAAGGAGGACAAATTTTGGAGGATGTGCGTGGATTTCACAGACCTCAATAAATCCTGTCCAAAGAACTGCTTTCCTTTGCCGAGAATTGACAGGTTAGTAGACTTTGTTGTGGGTTTTGACGTTTTGTATTTCCTGGATGCTTTCAAGAGATACCACCAAATAGAGATGGCTGAAAAAGATCGGGAAAAGACTCTTTCATCACTGAGAAGGGGACTTACTGCTATCGGACAATGCCGTTTGGGCTAA
- the LOC113727083 gene encoding FBD-associated F-box protein At4g10400-like isoform X2 produces the protein MMTSPPPPPPLSRCNALELSTVTKRGKKHGLVAYGMDRLPDEILIVILSCLNLKEAVRTSIISRRWRYLWRFTSCSLELLNQWNGNPGTWVEPTVFLSWVDQVVKLHQGPSVDKFIVHCHGITDESPNRICDWIRFAMEKEVKVFELGISCHDFPDLNKFLSISREVKPSMDRIGLTSLTSLRLVHVNIKDEMIEYLLSSCRHLEHLCIKFDNYMKKLNVLSPSLKSLSIVYCRKLKSLTISAANLLSFVYGEASITPVLKLQLQNVPLLSELQLRGPHCGSFLFQHSEHSKYSQQLQRLVLNVPMLDVVSAPRYDHSLFGLPQLRCLKQLDLILHARAGESFLFFVLLTTACPFLSSLGVMMFYDWLASKEAIATGLRRYNRAKADLTAHGHPCLKVIKLINFAGYRSDFRFALALLQIAKSLEKIIIKPGPGFLGAERIATVRERAKQLEANLPQGAELLIVSDLQIGSGLRGL, from the exons ATGATgacttctcctcctcctcctcctcctctgtcTAGATGCAATGCCCTTGAGCTTTCCACCGTCACCAAAAGAGGAAAG AAACACGGTTTGGTGGCATACGGGATGGATAGATTGCCGGATGAGATCCTGATTGTCATTCTGTCCTGTTTGAATCTCAAGGAAGCAGTGAGGACCAGCATCATTTCACGCAGGTGGAGATATTTATGGCGGTTTACTTCTTGCAGTCTCGAACTTCTTAACCAATGGAATGGAAACCCGGGTACCTGGGTAGAACCAACTGTTTTTCTAAGCTGGGTGGATCAAGTTGTCAAATTGCATCAGGGGCCATCTGTAGATAAGTTTATTGTACACTGCCATGGAATAACTGATGAGAGTCCTAACCGTATTTGTGATTGGATTCGTTTTGCAATGGAAAAGGAAGTAAAGGTTTTTGAATTGGGCATATCATGTCATGATTTTCCTGACCTCAACAAGTTTTTGTCGATTTCAAGGGAAGTGAAGCCTAGCATGGATCGAATTGGTCTCACCTCGTTGACATCCTTGAGACTGGTCCATGTGAACATCAAGGATGAGATGATTGAGTATCTTTTATCCAGTTGTCGACATCTTGAACATCTCTGTATAAAGTTTGATAATTATATGAAGAAACTGAATGTTCTTAGTCCATCTTTAAAGTCCTTGAGTATAGTCTATtgcagaaaattgaaaagtttgaCAATTTCTGCTGCAAATCTCCTGTCTTTTGTGTACGGGGAAGCATCTATAACACCTGTATTGAAACTTCAACTTCAGAATGTTCCTCTCCTATCAGAGCTTCAGTTGAGGGGACCGCATTGTGGATCATTTTTATTTCAGCATTCGGAGCATTCAAAATACAGTCAGCAGTTGCAGAGGCTTGTCTTGAATGTGCCCATGCTG GACGTTGTTTCTGCACCGAGGTATGATCATTCTTTATTTGGACTTCCTCAATTGCGATGTCTCAAACAGCTGGATTTGATCCTTCATGCAAGGGCTGGTGAAAGCTTTCTCTTCTTTGTCTTGTTGACAACGGCATGCCCTTTCTTGTCTAGTTTGGGTGTCATG ATGTTCTATGACTGGCTGGCTTCCAAAGAG GCGATTGCCACTGGTCTTCGTCGCTACAATCGTGCAAAGGCAGATCTTACTGCTCATGGCCATCCATGTCTTAAAGTGATCAAGTTGATTAATTTTGCTGGTTACAGGAGCGATTTTAGGTTTGCATTGGCATTACTGCAAATTGCTAAGTCACTCGAGAAGATAATTATCAAGCCTGGCCCTGGATTTCTTGGAGCTGAGAGGATTGCAACAGTAAGAGAACGGGCAAAACAGCTCGAAGCAAACTTACCACAAGGAGCTGAACTGCTGATAGTTTCAGATCTGCAAATAGGTTCAGGTCTGCGAGGACTATGA
- the LOC140035582 gene encoding uncharacterized protein — MTKWAVELAEHDIGYQSRTAIKAQALADFLAEGASLSVAESSSLPEEVRSEEPWVLFVDGASNKEGSGAGLLLTSPTGEELTYGLKFDFAASNNEAEYETLLTGLRIVHQMSITAIKVRSAEITEQAHGRSVKTGILLVCSPEQGGIGGGSQAKKHRPGPNLGYRQPGLLDDSPRGFPQLGCPPRGQNRDPPTPTQSCQLKCVTFEEGDYVLREVHESLYTTHVGFRVLAKKCLFLGYYWPSVFRDAAALVQQCRACQGARPAASPTNSGDGPHPQFLAFSPVENRPSGAFSQVFGRYEHLVVAIDYFTKWMEAEPLATISGKFAENPFKDWCAELGINQHFTSVGHPQANGQVENVNRIILQGLKTRLELAQSNWLEELPSVL; from the exons ATGACCAAATGGGCCGTCGAACTGGCCGAGCATGACATCGGCTATCAGTCTCGCACCGCCATCAAAGCTCAGGCCCTGGCGGACTTCCTTGCTGAAGGGGCCAGTTTGTCCGTGGCCGAGTCAAGCTCTTTGCCTGAGGAGGTACGGTCGGAAGAGCCGTGGGTACTGTTTGTGGACGGGGCCTCGAACAAGGAAGGGAGCGGAGCCGGCCTGCTGCTTACCTCGCCCACCGGGGAAGAGTTGACCTACGGGCTCAAATTTGACTTCGCGGCATCCAACAATGAGGCGGAGTACGAGACCCTATTGACTGGATTGCGGATAGTCCATCAGATGAGTATAACTGCGATCAAAGTCCGGA GTGCCGAGATCACAGAACAAGCGCACggacgctctgtcaaaactggcatcctcctcgtttgctcacctgaacaaggAGGTAttggtggaggtagtcaagCAAAAAAGCATCGACCAGGTCCAAATCTTGGCTatagacagcccggcctcttggatgactccCCTCGTGGATTTCCTCAACTCGGGTGTCCTCCCCGAGGACAAAATCGAGACCCGCCGACTCCAACTCAGAGCTGCCAA CTAAAGTGCGTAACTTTCGAGGAAGGCGACTATGTCCTTCGAGAAGTTCATGAAAGTTTATACACGACGCATGTGGGATTTCGGGTGTTGGCCAAAAAGTGCCTGTTCCTGGGCTACTATTGGCCCTCAGTGTTTCGGGATGCTGCGGCGCTAGTTCAGCAATGCCGAGCTTGTCAGGGTGCACGCCCCGCTGCGTCACCAACCAACTCAGGAGATGGTCCCCATCCACAGTTCTTGGCCTTTTCTCCAGTGGAAAATAGACCTTCTGGGGCCTTTTCTCAAGTTTTCGGGAGATACGAACATCTCGTGGTGGCCATCGACTACTTCACAAAGTGGATGGAAGCGGAACCTCTGGCCACTATCTCTGGAAAA TTCGCTGAAAACCCCTTCAAGGACTGGTGCGCGGAGCTCGGGATCAACCAACACTTCACTTCGGTCGGTCATCCCCAGGCCAACGGCCAAGTGGAGAACGTTAATCGAATCATTCTGCAAGGACTGAAGACTAGGTTGGAACTGGCCCAGTCTAACTGGCTAGAGGAACTTCCTAGTGTCCTCTGA
- the LOC140004273 gene encoding F-box/LRR-repeat protein At3g59200-like, whose translation MMTSPPPPLSRCNALELSTVTKRGKKHGLVAYGMDRLPDEILIVILSCLNLKEAVRTSIISRRWRYLWRFTSCSLEFLNQWDGNPGTWVEPTVFLSWVDQVVKLHQGPSVDKFIVHCQGITDESPNRICDWIRFAMEKEVKVFELDISCHDFPDLNKFLSISREVKPSVDRIGLTSLTSLRLVDVNVKDEMIEYLLSSCRHLEHLCIKFDNYMKKLNVLSSSLKSLSIFYCTKLKSLTISAANLLSFVYGEASMSPVLKLQLQNVPLLSELQLKGPHCGSFLFEPSEHSKYSHQLQRLVLNVPMLDVVSAPRHDHSLFGLPQLQCLKQLDLILHARAGESFLFFVLLTTACPFLSSLGVMMFYDSLASKEAIATGLRRYNRAKADLTAHGHPCLKVIKLINFAGYRSDFRFALALLQIAKSLEKIIIKSGPGFLGAERITTVRERAKQLEANLPRGAELLIVSDLQIGSDLRTYHEELNC comes from the exons ATGATgacttctcctcctcctcctctgtcTAGATGCAATGCCCTTGAGCTTTCCACCGTCACCAAAAGAGGAAAG AAACATGGTTTGGTGGCATACGGGATGGATAGATTGCCGGATGAGATCCTGATTGTCATTCTGTCCTGTTTGAATCTCAAGGAAGCAGTGAGGACCAGCATCATTTCACGCAGGTGGAGATATTTATGGCGGTTTACTTCTTGCAGTCTCGAATTTCTTAACCAATGGGATGGAAACCCGGGTACCTGGGTAGAACCAACTGTTTTTCTAAGCTGGGTGGATCAAGTTGTCAAATTGCATCAGGGGCCATCTGTAGATAAGTTTATTGTACACTGCCAAGGAATAACTGATGAGAGTCCTAACCGTATTTGTGATTGGATTCGTTTTGCAATGGAAAAGGAAGTAAAGGTTTTTGAATTGGACATATCATGTCATGATTTTCCTGACCTCAACAAGTTTTTGTCGATTTCAAGGGAAGTGAAGCCTAGTGTGGATCGAATTGGTCTCACCTCGTTGACATCCTTGAGACTGGTCGATGTGAACGTCAAGGATGAGATGATTGAGTATCTTTTATCCAGTTGTCGACATCTTGAACATCTCTGTATAAAGTTTGATAATTATATGAAGAAACTGAATGTTCTTAGTTCATCTTTAAAGTCCTTGAGTATATTCTATTGCACAAAATTGAAAAGTTTGACAATTTCTGCTGCAAATCTTCTGTCTTTTGTGTACGGGGAAGCATCTATGTCACCTGTATTGAAACTTCAACTTCAGAATGTTCCTCTCCTATCAGAGCTTCAGTTGAAGGGACCGCATTGTGGATCATTTTTATTTGAGCCTTCGGAGCATTCAAAATACAGTCATCAGTTGCAGAGGCTTGTCTTGAATGTGCCCATGCTG GACGTTGTTTCTGCACCGAGGCATGATCATTCTTTATTTGGACTTCCTCAATTGCAATGTCTCAAACAGCTGGATTTGATCCTTCATGCAAGGGCTGGTGAAAGCTTTCTCTTCTTTGTCTTGTTGACAACAGCATGCCCTTTCTTGTCTAGTTTGGGTGTCATG ATGTTCTATGACTCGCTGGCTTCTAAAGAG GCGATTGCCACTGGTCTTCGTCGCTACAATCGTGCAAAGGCAGATCTTACTGCTCATGGCCATCCATGTCTTAAAGTGATCAAGTTGATTAATTTTGCTGGTTACAGGAGCGATTTTAGGTTTGCATTGGCATTACTGCAAATTGCTAAGTCACTCGAGAAGATAATTATCAAGTCTGGCCCTGGATTTCTTGGAGCTGAGAGGATTACAACAGTAAGAGAACGGGCAAAACAGCTCGAAGCAAACTTACCACGAGGAGCTGAACTGCTGATAGTTTCAGATCTGCAAATAGGTTCAGATCTGCGAACTTACCACGAGGAGCTGAACTGCTGA
- the LOC113727083 gene encoding F-box/LRR-repeat protein At3g59190-like isoform X3, giving the protein MDRLPDEILIVILSCLNLKEAVRTSIISRRWRYLWRFTSCSLELLNQWNGNPGTWVEPTVFLSWVDQVVKLHQGPSVDKFIVHCHGITDESPNRICDWIRFAMEKEVKVFELGISCHDFPDLNKFLSISREVKPSMDRIGLTSLTSLRLVHVNIKDEMIEYLLSSCRHLEHLCIKFDNYMKKLNVLSPSLKSLSIVYCRKLKSLTISAANLLSFVYGEASITPVLKLQLQNVPLLSELQLRGPHCGSFLFQHSEHSKYSQQLQRLVLNVPMLDVVSAPRYDHSLFGLPQLRCLKQLDLILHARAGESFLFFVLLTTACPFLSSLGVMMFYDWLASKEAIATGLRRYNRAKADLTAHGHPCLKVIKLINFAGYRSDFRFALALLQIAKSLEKIIIKPGPGFLGAERIATVRERAKQLEANLPQGAELLIVSDLQIGSGLRGL; this is encoded by the exons ATGGATAGATTGCCGGATGAGATCCTGATTGTCATTCTGTCCTGTTTGAATCTCAAGGAAGCAGTGAGGACCAGCATCATTTCACGCAGGTGGAGATATTTATGGCGGTTTACTTCTTGCAGTCTCGAACTTCTTAACCAATGGAATGGAAACCCGGGTACCTGGGTAGAACCAACTGTTTTTCTAAGCTGGGTGGATCAAGTTGTCAAATTGCATCAGGGGCCATCTGTAGATAAGTTTATTGTACACTGCCATGGAATAACTGATGAGAGTCCTAACCGTATTTGTGATTGGATTCGTTTTGCAATGGAAAAGGAAGTAAAGGTTTTTGAATTGGGCATATCATGTCATGATTTTCCTGACCTCAACAAGTTTTTGTCGATTTCAAGGGAAGTGAAGCCTAGCATGGATCGAATTGGTCTCACCTCGTTGACATCCTTGAGACTGGTCCATGTGAACATCAAGGATGAGATGATTGAGTATCTTTTATCCAGTTGTCGACATCTTGAACATCTCTGTATAAAGTTTGATAATTATATGAAGAAACTGAATGTTCTTAGTCCATCTTTAAAGTCCTTGAGTATAGTCTATtgcagaaaattgaaaagtttgaCAATTTCTGCTGCAAATCTCCTGTCTTTTGTGTACGGGGAAGCATCTATAACACCTGTATTGAAACTTCAACTTCAGAATGTTCCTCTCCTATCAGAGCTTCAGTTGAGGGGACCGCATTGTGGATCATTTTTATTTCAGCATTCGGAGCATTCAAAATACAGTCAGCAGTTGCAGAGGCTTGTCTTGAATGTGCCCATGCTG GACGTTGTTTCTGCACCGAGGTATGATCATTCTTTATTTGGACTTCCTCAATTGCGATGTCTCAAACAGCTGGATTTGATCCTTCATGCAAGGGCTGGTGAAAGCTTTCTCTTCTTTGTCTTGTTGACAACGGCATGCCCTTTCTTGTCTAGTTTGGGTGTCATG ATGTTCTATGACTGGCTGGCTTCCAAAGAG GCGATTGCCACTGGTCTTCGTCGCTACAATCGTGCAAAGGCAGATCTTACTGCTCATGGCCATCCATGTCTTAAAGTGATCAAGTTGATTAATTTTGCTGGTTACAGGAGCGATTTTAGGTTTGCATTGGCATTACTGCAAATTGCTAAGTCACTCGAGAAGATAATTATCAAGCCTGGCCCTGGATTTCTTGGAGCTGAGAGGATTGCAACAGTAAGAGAACGGGCAAAACAGCTCGAAGCAAACTTACCACAAGGAGCTGAACTGCTGATAGTTTCAGATCTGCAAATAGGTTCAGGTCTGCGAGGACTATGA
- the LOC113727083 gene encoding FBD-associated F-box protein At4g10400-like isoform X1, with amino-acid sequence MMTSPPPPPPLSRCNALELSTVTKRGKVRNLSIYLLLKVVLLSKRGKKHGLVAYGMDRLPDEILIVILSCLNLKEAVRTSIISRRWRYLWRFTSCSLELLNQWNGNPGTWVEPTVFLSWVDQVVKLHQGPSVDKFIVHCHGITDESPNRICDWIRFAMEKEVKVFELGISCHDFPDLNKFLSISREVKPSMDRIGLTSLTSLRLVHVNIKDEMIEYLLSSCRHLEHLCIKFDNYMKKLNVLSPSLKSLSIVYCRKLKSLTISAANLLSFVYGEASITPVLKLQLQNVPLLSELQLRGPHCGSFLFQHSEHSKYSQQLQRLVLNVPMLDVVSAPRYDHSLFGLPQLRCLKQLDLILHARAGESFLFFVLLTTACPFLSSLGVMMFYDWLASKEAIATGLRRYNRAKADLTAHGHPCLKVIKLINFAGYRSDFRFALALLQIAKSLEKIIIKPGPGFLGAERIATVRERAKQLEANLPQGAELLIVSDLQIGSGLRGL; translated from the exons ATGATgacttctcctcctcctcctcctcctctgtcTAGATGCAATGCCCTTGAGCTTTCCACCGTCACCAAAAGAGGAAAGGTTAGGAATCTATCCATCTATCTGCTGTTAAAAGTTGTTCTCCTTAGCAAAAGAGGAAAG AAACACGGTTTGGTGGCATACGGGATGGATAGATTGCCGGATGAGATCCTGATTGTCATTCTGTCCTGTTTGAATCTCAAGGAAGCAGTGAGGACCAGCATCATTTCACGCAGGTGGAGATATTTATGGCGGTTTACTTCTTGCAGTCTCGAACTTCTTAACCAATGGAATGGAAACCCGGGTACCTGGGTAGAACCAACTGTTTTTCTAAGCTGGGTGGATCAAGTTGTCAAATTGCATCAGGGGCCATCTGTAGATAAGTTTATTGTACACTGCCATGGAATAACTGATGAGAGTCCTAACCGTATTTGTGATTGGATTCGTTTTGCAATGGAAAAGGAAGTAAAGGTTTTTGAATTGGGCATATCATGTCATGATTTTCCTGACCTCAACAAGTTTTTGTCGATTTCAAGGGAAGTGAAGCCTAGCATGGATCGAATTGGTCTCACCTCGTTGACATCCTTGAGACTGGTCCATGTGAACATCAAGGATGAGATGATTGAGTATCTTTTATCCAGTTGTCGACATCTTGAACATCTCTGTATAAAGTTTGATAATTATATGAAGAAACTGAATGTTCTTAGTCCATCTTTAAAGTCCTTGAGTATAGTCTATtgcagaaaattgaaaagtttgaCAATTTCTGCTGCAAATCTCCTGTCTTTTGTGTACGGGGAAGCATCTATAACACCTGTATTGAAACTTCAACTTCAGAATGTTCCTCTCCTATCAGAGCTTCAGTTGAGGGGACCGCATTGTGGATCATTTTTATTTCAGCATTCGGAGCATTCAAAATACAGTCAGCAGTTGCAGAGGCTTGTCTTGAATGTGCCCATGCTG GACGTTGTTTCTGCACCGAGGTATGATCATTCTTTATTTGGACTTCCTCAATTGCGATGTCTCAAACAGCTGGATTTGATCCTTCATGCAAGGGCTGGTGAAAGCTTTCTCTTCTTTGTCTTGTTGACAACGGCATGCCCTTTCTTGTCTAGTTTGGGTGTCATG ATGTTCTATGACTGGCTGGCTTCCAAAGAG GCGATTGCCACTGGTCTTCGTCGCTACAATCGTGCAAAGGCAGATCTTACTGCTCATGGCCATCCATGTCTTAAAGTGATCAAGTTGATTAATTTTGCTGGTTACAGGAGCGATTTTAGGTTTGCATTGGCATTACTGCAAATTGCTAAGTCACTCGAGAAGATAATTATCAAGCCTGGCCCTGGATTTCTTGGAGCTGAGAGGATTGCAACAGTAAGAGAACGGGCAAAACAGCTCGAAGCAAACTTACCACAAGGAGCTGAACTGCTGATAGTTTCAGATCTGCAAATAGGTTCAGGTCTGCGAGGACTATGA